In one window of Vanrija pseudolonga chromosome 5, complete sequence DNA:
- the exgD_1 gene encoding putative glucan 1,3-beta-glucosidase D, whose translation MAANNTNPPVLNPGVWHEDELERPSSVVSSGSFTGQPEYRDSNYLGAHGDGPAPSIISRDSTYGSLAAPSIAGSASGIRSSWGSSNALAAHEQGPAGFDPGHKPRVQSHLAQAYTSPFPEDEERVGHYAPAAAVPTTDKEQPVWAQGNQPQRKKKSRGWLWALVALALIALIALAVGLGVGLTRNKKNNADSSNGKDHGNGSQDPSHTGAGHGDATGTSSATPSASATPEPTSGGQGSVIRLADGTNMTYQNPFGGYWFFDPTDPFRNDARCNNWTPALNATWQWGVDIIHGVNLGGWLNTEPFIVPGLYERYPSGPAGTTVDEYTLTMNMGNNATRAMTEHYDTFITERDFAEIATYGLNWIRLPIAHWAISTWDNGQEPYVKGVSWNYVLKAIQWARKYGLRINLDLHTVPGSQNGWNHSGKIGLANWLNGPMGLANAQRSLDYMRSIAQFITQPEYLPVIQLYGFLNEPNGQVLSQQPIASFYLEAYTQIRKVTGIGAGKGPMLSMHDAFVGIDKWYGFLPGADRLALDQHPYLIFQDQPAGSTGQGDFAQLAPLPCNAWAAGTNNTSNQFGANTAGEWSAAINDCGQWLNGVGLGQRYDGTFAGYQGKGVGTCDYWNDHTQWTQATKDGLKQFVMSSMDSLQNYFFWTWKIGNSTSAVPQPNPMWHYRLGVMNGWIPTDPREAVGQCARVGFNGGSPFNGQFPSAANTGGQGAGAIPAAQTAQNPWPPAGFTNVPAASISNLFQYTPTAAPVTLAGATFTYTSDGAEKTTVGGSGWANAQDDSRQAFTAIAGCQYMGEYDAANSPIPNGACGAGKPQPTRRDDYRPRQAGPAVPTAAP comes from the exons atgGCGGCCAACAACACCAACCCGCCAGTCCTCAACCCCGGCGTCTGGCACgaagacgagctcgagcgcccCTCGTCGGTCGTTAGCAGCGGGTCCTTCACTGGCCAGCCAGAGTACCGTGACTCGAACTATCTCGGTGCccacggcgacggcccggCCCCCTCCATCATCTCGCGCGACTCGACCTatggctcgctcgccgccccctccaTCGCAGGCTCCGCCAGCGGTATCCGTTCCTCGTGGGGAAGCAGCAACGCCCTTGCCGCACACGAGCAGGGCCCGGCTGGCTTTGAC CCTGGACACAAGCCTCGTGTTCAGTCACACCTGGCCCAGGCCTACACTTCGCCTTTCCCAGAGGATGAGGAGCGTGTTGGCCACTATGcacccgccgctgccgtcccCACCACGGACAAGGAACAGCCCGTCTGGGCACAGGGGAACCAGCCCCAGCGCAAGAAGAAGAGCCGTGGTTGGCTCTGGGCTCTGGTCGCTCTCGCCCTGATCGCGCTTATCGCCCTCGCTGTTGGTCTCGGTGTCGGCCTCACTCGTAACAAGAAGAACAATGCCGACAGTAGCAACGGCAAGGACCACGGCAACGGAAGCCAAGACCCCTCGCACACTGGCGCCGGTCACGGCGACGCCACTGGCACCAGCTCCGCCACGCCTTCTGCTAGCGCCACCCCTGAGCCTACTAGCGGTGGACAGGGCTCTGTCATTCGCCTTGCTGATGGCACCAACATGACCTACCAGAACCCCTTTGGCGGCTACTGGTTCTTTGACCCCACCGACCCCTTCCGTAACGACGCCCGCTGCAACAACTGGACCCCTGCTCTCAATGCTACCTGGCAGTGGGGTGTTGACATCATTCACGGtgtcaacctcggcggctggctcAACACTGAGCCCTTCATCGTCCCCGGTCTCTACGAGAGGTACCCCAGCGGCCCTGCTGGCACCACTGTCGATGAGTACACCCTTACCATGAACATGGGCAACAACGCGACCCGTGCGATGACTGAGCACTACGACACGTTCATTACCGAGCGCGACTTTGCTGAGATTGCCACCTACGGCCTCAACTGGATCCGTCTGCCCATTGCTCACTGGGCCATTTCCACTTGGGACAACGGACAGGAGCCCTACGTCAAGGGTGTGTCTTGGAACTATGTTCTCAAGGCTATCCAGTGGGCTCGCAAGTACGGACTCCGTatcaacctcgacctccacACCGTCCCCGGCTCGCAGAACGGCTGGAACCACTCGGGCAAGATTGGCCTTGCCAACTGGCTCAACGGTCCCATGGGTCTTGCCAACGCCcagcgctcgctcgactACATGCGCTCCATTGCCCAGTTCATCACCCAGCCCGAGTACCTCCCCGTTATTCAGCTCTACGGCTTCCTCAACGAGCCCAACGGACAGGTCCTCTCGCAGCAGCCGATTGCGTCGTTCTACCTCGAGGCGTACACCCAGATCCGCAAGGTCACCGGTATCGGTGCCGGCAAGGGCCCCATGCTTTCCATGCACGACGCCTTTGTTGGTATTGACAAGTGGTACGGCTTCCTCCCCGGTGCCGACCGTCTTGCTCTCGACCAGCACCCGTACCTCATCTTCCAGGACCAGCCCGCTGGATCGACTGGCCAGGGCGACTTTGCTCAGCTCGCTCCTCTTCCTTGCAACGCCTGGGCTGCCGGCACCAACAACACTTCGAACCAGTTCGGTGCCAACACTGCTGGCGAGTGGTCGGCTGCCATCAACGACTGTGGCCAGTGGCTCAACGGtgttggcctcggccagcgTTACGACGGTACCTTTGCGGGCTACCAGGGCAAGGGCGTCGGCACTTGCGACTACTGGAACGACCACACTCAGTGGACTCAGGCCACCAAGGACGGTCTCAAGCAGTTTGTCATGTCGTCCATGGACTCTCTCCAGAACTACTTCTTCTGGACCTGGAAGATTGGAAACTCGACCAGCGCGGTTCCCCAGCCCAACCCCATGTGGCACTACCGTCTTGGTGTCATGAACGGCTGGATCCCCACCGACCCGCGTGAGGCTGTCGGCCAGTGCGCTCGTGTCGGCTTCAACGGCGGCTCGCCCTTCAACGGCCAGTTCCCCTCGGCTGCCAACACTGGTGGCCAGGGTGCCGGTGCTATTCCCGCCGCCCAGACTGCCCAGAACCCCTGGCCTCCTGCCGGTTTCACCAACGTTCCCGCCGCCTCCATCTCCAACCTCTTCCAGTACACTcccactgccgcccccgTTACCCTCGCTGGTGCAACTTTCACCTACaccagcgacggcgccgagaagaCTActgtcggcggcagcggctgggCCAACGCTCAGGACGACTCTCGCCAGGCCTTTACGGCGATTGCCGGCTGTCAGTACATGGGCGAGTACGACGCGGCCAACTCGCCCATCCCCAACGGCGCCTGCGGTGCTGGTAAGCCTCAGCCTacccgccgcgacgactACCGCCCTCGCCAGGCTGGCCCCGCGGTGCCAACTGCTGCCCCATGA
- the LRO1 gene encoding Phospholipid:diacylglycerol acyltransferase — MPDGTDKSEPPTPSASSSASATPRQTTPETSGLRQRFGRLAEEVGKSMDDLSVRVRAAPPARRTISSLKAGHEHEKHKRKPAKKKGWKWSGRRVLFPLAFILGGFAVWSVTTTDMTPEFADLWPMIQNSLDLRELLGNMTFIESVQKTMFENRDFTIGDDLISQFGLKQDHPIILLPGIVSTGLESWSTEPVARPLFRSRLWGTSTMIRAVLTDKDRWVQAIAIDLETGLDPPGHKVRAAQGIDAASEFIQGFWIWQKVVQNLATIGYDTNTMDMAAYDWRLSFYNLEIRDAFLSRLKSRIELLKKRTGKKVVLTSHSFKWVEAEPDANGFGGGGGPTWVDDHIDSWINVAGTLLGVPKAMTAFLSGEMRDTVEINPFGSYVLERFFSRKERASLFRNWPGASSMWMKGGNRIWGNGKVAPDDPVNATDTYGNLFSFRHKDVEPVDSKLTEETVSPNLTLAEAVPYVLTHTPPEYQRMFESNYSVGFESDPKKLKENGAHDHTKWSNPLEVELPNAPGMKIYCLYGHGKETERSYWYVKGEYEQADGRADIVGEQGFCEADDEDCERVPLDFPTSRAHWIDNEVTVKGALPEVRSGVKFSDGDGTIATVSLGAMCVKGWKGKTRWNPAGIEVVTQEYKHQPESFDLRGGPLTADHVDILGSSPLNAAILKIAAGRGDLVTEQIGSKIEEYVERMEWD; from the exons ATgcccgacggcaccgacAAGAGCGagccgcccacgccctcggcgtcgtcgtccgcgtcggcgaccccgcgccagacgacgccCGAGACGAGCGGGTTACGACAGCGCTTTGGCCggctggccgaggaggtcggcaaGAGCATGGACGACCTTagtgtgcgcgtgcgcgctgcT CCCCCGGCACGCCGTACGATCAGCTCG CTGAAAGCTGGCCACGAGCACGAGAAGCACAAGCGCAAGCccgccaagaagaagggaTGGAAGTGGTCAGGCCGGAGG GTCCTCTTCCCCTT GGCCttcatcctcggcggcttCGCAGTCTGGTCCGTGACCACGACCGACATGACGCCCGAGTTTGCCGACCTGTGGCCCATGATCCAGaactcgctcgacctgcgcgagctgctgggcAACATGACGTTTATCGAGA GTGTCCAGAAGACCATGTTTGAGAACCGCGACTTTACgatcggcgacgaccttATCAGCCAGTTTGGCCTCAAGCAGGACCACCCGATCATCCTGCTCCCGGGTATCGTGTCGACCGGCCTCGAGAGCTGGAGCACCGAGCCGGTCGCGCGGCCATTATTCCGCAGCCGGCTGTGGGGCACGTCGACTATGATTCGG gcGGTGCTCACGGACAAGGACCGCTGGGTCCAAGCCATCGCTatcgacctcgagacggGCCTCGATCCGCCAGGCCACAAAGTCCGTGCCGCGCAGGGCATTGACGCTGCG TCCGAGTTTATCCAAGGTTTCTGGATCTGGCAAAAGGTCGTGCAGAATCTCGCGACGATCGGGTACGACACCAACACGATGGACATGGCCGCGTACGACTGGCGCCTGTCATTCTACAACCTCGAGATTCGCGATGCCTTCTTAAGCAGGCTCAAGTCGAGGATTGAGCTGCTGAAGAAGCGTACCGGGAAGAAGGTTGTTTTGACCTCGCATTC CTTCAAGTGGGTCGAGGCAGAACCTGATGCGAATGGCtttggcggtggtggaggccCTACTTGGGTGGAT GACCACATCGACTCGTGGATCAATGTCGCCGGCACCCTCCTTGGTGTGCCCAAGGCCATGACAGCGTTCCTTTCCGGCGAGATGCGCGACACTGTGGAGATT AACCCCTTCGGCTCGTACGTCCTCGAgcgcttcttctcgcgcaaggagcgcgcAAGCCTGTTCCGCAACTGGCCTGGAGCCAGTTCCATGTGGATGAAGGGCGGGAACCGCATCTGGGGCAACGGCAAAGTCGCGCCT GACGACCCGGTCAACGCGACTGACACCTACGGCAACCTGTTCTCGTTCCGCCACAAGGATGTTGAGCCGGTCGACTCGAAGCTGACCGAAGAGACGGTCTCGCCGaacctcaccctcgccgaggccgttcCCTATGTCCTCACCCACACCCCTCCAGAGTACCAGAGGATGTTTGAGAGCAACTACTCTGTCGGGTTCGAATCCGATCCgaagaagctcaaggagaaCGGCGCCCACGACCACACTAAGTGGAGCAACCCTCTGGAGGTGGAGCTGCCAAACGCCCCAGGGATGAAGATCTACTGTCTGTACGGCCACGGCAAGGAGACCGAG CGCTCTTACTGGTATGTCAAGGGAGAGTACGAGCAGGCCGATGGCCGtgccgacattgtcggcgAGCAGGGATTC TGTGAGGCCGACGATGAAGATTGCGAGCGAGTACCACTCGACTTCCCAACAAGCCGTGCTCACTGGATCGACAACGAAGTGACTGTCAAGGGCGCTCTGCCCGAGGTCCGCTCTGGCGTCAAGTTCAGCGATGGTGATGGCACCATTGCGACGGTCAGCTTGGGTGCAATGTGTGTTAAAGGCTGGAAGGGGAAGACACGTTGGAATCCCGCTGGAATCGAGGTTGTTACCCAAG AATACAAGCATCAGCCCGAGAGCTTTGACCTTCGCGGTGGGCCGCTAACGGCCGACCATGTGGATATTCTTGGATCGTCGCCGCTGAATGCAGCAATCCTAAAGATTGCGGCGGGACGAGGTGATCTCGTGACTGAGCAGATTGGGTCCAAGATTGAGGAGTACGTAGAGCGTATGGAGTGGGACTAG